The Pseudonocardia sp. HH130630-07 DNA window CACCTCGAAGCGGGGGACCGAGGCGACGGCGGCACGCAGCCGGTCGAGGTCCGCCGGGCCCAGGTCGGAGGGCGCGCCGAACGGGTAGACGACGGTGACGTGCGCCGGAACGCCCCAGACCGCGGTCCGGTCCAGCTCGGTGCGCAGTGGACGGACGACGGCGTCCGCTTCGGGCACCGGCACGATGACCGCGCTCTGCTCGGAGATCACTGCCCGGCCGGTTCCAGCAGGCAGAACTCGTTGCCCTCCGGGTCGCGGAGGACCGACCAGCCGGGGGCGTCGCCCTGCCCGATGTCCACCCGGCGCGCACCGCGTCGTTCCAGCCACGCGAGCGTCGCGGCCGGGTCCGGCGTCAGCAGGTCGAGGTGGAGCCGGTTCTTGCCGCGCTTGTCCGCTGCGCCCGGGACGAAGAACAGGCTCGGGCCCGCGCCCCCCGGCGGACGGACCTCGACGCCGTGCGGATTCGGTTCGCACAGCTCACCGCCGAGGGTCTCGGCCCACCAGCGGGCGCAGGCCGCCGGATCGTGTGCGTCGATCGTCAGTGCCGCCCAGCTGATTCCCATCCCGGCACGCTACGGCGCGAGGACCGTCCGGTAGTGCTCGGTGAGCGCCTCGTCGGGGCCGCGGTGCACCGGGACCGGACCTCCGCCCAGGACGGCGGTGAGCGCACCGAAGCAGCGGTCCCACCCGGCGGCGGTGTTGGCCGTCCACCCCGGGTCGGCGACCGGATTGGCCAGGTGCAGCGTGCAGCCGTCGCCGTCCGGGGTGAGCGTCCAGCGCAGGTGTTCACCGGACCAGAGGAAGGCCAGCACCCGGGGCGGGTCCAGCTCGGTGATCTCCGCGGTGTCGACGTCGTCGGGACCGAACCGGAAGGTGATCAGCCCCCCGACGCGGACGTCCGCCTCGACCTCGCACGGGAACCACCGGCTCAACCGGTCCGGCTCGGTCAGGGCGGCCCAGACCCGGTCGACGGAGTGCGGATACCGGCGGGTGACGTGCAGGACGGTCCCGGCGGGACCGCGTTCGACTCGGACGTCGGTGCTCATGGGGTGTCCTCTCCGCGGGGGTGGGTGGCGTCCAGGTGTGCGCCGAGATCGTCGAACCGGTCGGTCCAGTACGCCCGGTGCGGCGCGAGCCACGCCTCGGCTTCCGCCAGTCCGCCGGGGCGCAGCAGGTAGCGGCGTTGCTGTGACTCCGTCACCACCTCGACCAGCTCCATGTCGCGCAGCACCCGCAGATGCTTCGAGACGGCGGGCTGGCTGATCTCCAGGGCGTCGACGAGCGCCCCGACGACGCATCCGTCACGTCGCCGGAGCTCGTCGAGGATGGCCCGCCGGGTGGGATCGGCGAGCACGTCGAAGACATCGCGCACCGGACGAACATGCCGTGAACAGTATATGCCTGTCAAGGCATGTCATCCGCTGGCCGGAGTCGGGCGGGGGTAGGGCAGGGGCGAGATCGGATCGGGATGGGACCGGAGTGGGGACGGACCGCCGGGCCCGGTGAGCGAGCCGGGCGCTCCGGCGGCCGGATCGCTGACCTGGTCAGCGATCCGGGAGGACGCACACCGTCCTGCTCGGCGGCCGGCTCGTCGTGGGGCGGCGGGGGCGGTGGGGCCGTCGGGTGTCCCACGTACGCGTGAGCGGCCCGCGCTGGGCGACGTACCCCGGTCGGGTCCCGACGGCACCGGACGGCTCCGTTTCGTGTCGTACGCGGAGACTCCGGGGTGTGTGAGGGTGATGCCAACCCGATCAGGTCGGAAGACGGTCTCACCGAGCGTGTCCGGGGCGAAGGTTGCGCGTCCGTTCGGGTCCACTGTGGTGACCGACGGTCGTGGTCCGCGGCCGGGAGGGGTCGTTGCATTCGCGGCCGGAATGCCGGAAGAGAGCAGTATCCTCGCATTAAGTAATGTTGCTGGTCCAATGGTGGTAGAAAGTTCGCTGAATCGGGGATCGGGGCGATAGCGTTCTGTGCATCGGCGGGGCTCCCGAACCCACGCCGAACACGCCGGTCCAGAACGGACCCGTACACAACGGAGAGAAATACTGTGCTGAAGAAGGCTGGAATCGTCACCGCCGGTGTCACCGCCGGACTGCTCGCCATCTCGCCGCTGGCGTTCGCCGGTGACGCCGGGGGGGACGGCCACAAGCACGGCGACAAGAAGGTCGTCAACGCCGACCAGATCAACAACATCGACGAGTCGCGTGACTCGGCGCAGTCCGGCCTGGTGAACATCGGCGACGTGAACGCGCTGAACAACGCCAACGTGCTGTCCTGCTCGCTGAACGGCGCCGACGTCGCCGCCAGCGTCCTGGGCATCCTCGGCGGCCAGGCCGTCAACGGTGAGGACGCCCCGAGCTCCTCGGAGTGCTCGCCGGGCAAGACCGAGCAGGTCAACGTCCAGGACTGACCTCGCTCCACCCGTCGGCCGACCGATTCCGGGACTGTCTTCCCGGAATCGGTCGGCCGTTTCGGTGTGTCAGGGGTGATAGGGGAGTACCACGTGCGAGGGGTGGTCCGGTCCGTACCGGATCTCGTAACGGATCTGCCGGCCGGTGACGGCCGCCGCCATTCGCTCGCCCGATCCGTGGTTCCGGGCGAATCGCGGGAACGCCGCCGCAGCGACCTGCACCCGTATCCGGTGTCCGGCCCGCACCCGGTACCCGGTCGGGCTCAGCGCCATCCGGACGACCGTGGTCCCGTCCGGCGCGGTCGCCTCCCGGCCCGGCACCAGGCGGTGCATCGCGTCGGTGATGTTGAGCGACGTCCCGTCCGGGGCGACGTCGCACACCCGGACGAACACGTCGCCCTCGCCGGAGTCGGTCCGGACGTAGACCACCGCGGAGACCGGGCCGAGCAGGTCGACGTCGGTGTCCACCGGCGGACCGGTGTAGACCAGCACGTCGTCACGGCCCTCGACGGCGCGGTTGTCGAGCTGCTTCGCCGGGGGTTGCAGCATCGGCCCGCCGACGGTGGGTGTCGGGTCCGCCGGGTCGTAGACGAACGTGTCCACCCCGCGGACGCCCGCGGAGTCACCGCGCAGCCGGCCGCCGGGGGCCAGGTACCACTCGGTCGGCTGCGCGTCCGGCGGTGGCCAGCACGGCAGGTCGGTCCAGCGGTCGGCGTGCTGGACGTAGGCACGGACCGGCGCCCGGCCGTCGTGCTCCTCGCCCCGCAGGTGGACGCCGAGCCAGTGAGCCTTTTTCAACCTGACCAGCGAGCTTCTGCGTCAGGAGATCGCGAAGGTTGCAGCGCAACTGCTCTGACCACAGCTGCACAGGTCACCGGCTCGCCAGCTCGGCGTCTGCACCCACACAACCAGGCCCCTGAGCTGCCGGAACGGCAGGTTGAAAAAGGCTCAGTGCACCATCTCGTGCGCGATGGTCGGTAGCGACCTGCGGTCGCCGTGGCTCCAGGGCCCGATCGTGAGCCGTGCGGTCGCCCCGCCGCGCTGCAGCGCGGTGAAGTCGACGACCTGCCGGTCCAGGAACAGGTCCCACCAGCCGGTGACCATGCAGACCGGTGGCATCGCGGCGGCGTCGAAACCGTCGTGCTCGGCGGGTGCCCAGAACTCGCGGGGCTGCTCGGCCTGCTCGACGAAGTCCCGCCAGAAGACGACCGGGGCCCCGGTCAGCGCGACGTCGGCGGCCTGCAGCGGCAGCGAGGCCACGGCGCGGCGCTTGCGCCGGCTGAACACCGGGGTCGCGAGGAAGCCGGTGACGGCGCCGAGCCGCTCCTGCCGGCCGATCTGGTTGACCCAGCTCGCCAGGTTGAGCAGGCCGGGAGCGCCGCCCGGGTAGAACGTGCTGGTGAACTCCGACGCCGTGATGTCGGCGTTCATCGAGCACAGGCCGGGATCGGCGTACGGCGCGATCGCCCACTGGGTGTGCCCGACGTAGCTCGGCCCGGCGGTCGACACCCGGCCGTCGGACCACGCCTGTTCGCGCACCCAGGCCAGGGTGTCCAGGCCGTCCGGGCTCTCGTGCAGGAACGGCCGGAACTGCCCGCCGGAGCCGAACGTCCCTCGGGTCGACTGCACCAGCACCTGGAACCCGCGCCGGGCCAGCAGGGACCCGGTGATCGCGCCCAGGCCACCGCGGCCGTAGGGCGTGCGCATCAGCACCGTGGGGCGGGGTTCGACCGGGCCGGGCGCGCGGTAGAGGTCCGCGAGCAGCACGACACCGTCGGACAGCGGGACCCGAAGGTCCCGCTCGCGCACGTACGGCGCGGCGCGGGTGAATCCCAGCCGCCGGTCGACCAGGCGCTCCGCGAGCGCAGCCATCGTCACCTCCCCCTCGCCGCCCGCGGGCTGCGGGCTGGCCCGATCGTAGAGAACCGGGCCGTCACCGCCCGCGGGACCGAGGCGGCGTCACTGTCGGTGGTCACGCGTAGCGTTCCGCCGGTGCAGGTCGTGCGTATGTCGTGCTGTGGCCGGGAGTGGGCCGGGCCGGATCGAGCCCACTGCTGCGGTCGTTTCGGCGGCTGTGGTGCCGTCTTCGACGACGCGGAACTGTGGGACAGCCACCGGCCGCGGGGGGTGTGCGTCGCCGATCCCGGCGAGCTGGGCCTCGTGACCACCCGTAACGGCATCTGGCAGCGGTCCCCCGACCGGGTGGGTGGAGCCGCGCCGGCGGTCAGGGGGCGGTCCGGGTGATGCCGCGGAACACCGCGTCGGCCGGGCCGGGATTGTGCACCAGCACGAGGTCGAGTCCGGTGAACCACAGCACGGAGCCTGCCCCGAACGTCCGCTTCCCGCCCGCCGAGCACCGCAGCTCGATGCGCCCCTGGTCGACGACCACGATCGCGCCGCGCCACTCGTCCTCGTCGTGCGGGCGGGACCGGCCGGGTGCGAGGGTGACCGTGCGGGTCCGGAACGGCGGGGTCGCCGGCATCGGTTCGCCCTCCTCTCGGCCCGGGGCTCGGACGGGTACCGAATGATCTGACCGTCCGCCGGCCCGGAAGTCATCGGCGGGCCGGCGCCACCCGACCGTCCGCACGCCACCGGCCGCCCGGCACCCGCCGTCCACCGCCCGGTCCGGGCCGCGCGGCGGCCTGCTAGTAGGTTCGCGCGACCAGGGGGTACCACCGTGACGCAACGACGCCAGTTGCGGTTGGGGGCGATCGAGTCGACGTCGCTCCCGGCCGCGTCCGTCCGGGCCCGCGACGCCCGGAGCCGACGTCCGGTGGTGGCGGATCCGGTCGCCGCAGGTCTCGCGGACGATCTCGACCTGGGCAGCACGCCCGGGCGCACCGACACGCTCTGCACGCTGCTGCGGGGTGCGGTCCTCGACCACTGGGTCCGTGCCTTCGTCGCCGAGCACCCGGACGGCACGGTCGTGGAGCTCGGCCCCGGCCTGGACGACCGGGC harbors:
- a CDS encoding VOC family protein → MGISWAALTIDAHDPAACARWWAETLGGELCEPNPHGVEVRPPGGAGPSLFFVPGAADKRGKNRLHLDLLTPDPAATLAWLERRGARRVDIGQGDAPGWSVLRDPEGNEFCLLEPAGQ
- a CDS encoding SRPBCC family protein; translation: MSTDVRVERGPAGTVLHVTRRYPHSVDRVWAALTEPDRLSRWFPCEVEADVRVGGLITFRFGPDDVDTAEITELDPPRVLAFLWSGEHLRWTLTPDGDGCTLHLANPVADPGWTANTAAGWDRCFGALTAVLGGGPVPVHRGPDEALTEHYRTVLAP
- a CDS encoding ArsR/SmtB family transcription factor, with translation MRDVFDVLADPTRRAILDELRRRDGCVVGALVDALEISQPAVSKHLRVLRDMELVEVVTESQQRRYLLRPGGLAEAEAWLAPHRAYWTDRFDDLGAHLDATHPRGEDTP
- a CDS encoding CocE/NonD family hydrolase; translated protein: MKKAHWLGVHLRGEEHDGRAPVRAYVQHADRWTDLPCWPPPDAQPTEWYLAPGGRLRGDSAGVRGVDTFVYDPADPTPTVGGPMLQPPAKQLDNRAVEGRDDVLVYTGPPVDTDVDLLGPVSAVVYVRTDSGEGDVFVRVCDVAPDGTSLNITDAMHRLVPGREATAPDGTTVVRMALSPTGYRVRAGHRIRVQVAAAAFPRFARNHGSGERMAAAVTGRQIRYEIRYGPDHPSHVVLPYHP
- a CDS encoding CocE/NonD family hydrolase, encoding MAALAERLVDRRLGFTRAAPYVRERDLRVPLSDGVVLLADLYRAPGPVEPRPTVLMRTPYGRGGLGAITGSLLARRGFQVLVQSTRGTFGSGGQFRPFLHESPDGLDTLAWVREQAWSDGRVSTAGPSYVGHTQWAIAPYADPGLCSMNADITASEFTSTFYPGGAPGLLNLASWVNQIGRQERLGAVTGFLATPVFSRRKRRAVASLPLQAADVALTGAPVVFWRDFVEQAEQPREFWAPAEHDGFDAAAMPPVCMVTGWWDLFLDRQVVDFTALQRGGATARLTIGPWSHGDRRSLPTIAHEMVH
- a CDS encoding FDXHR family putative zinc-binding protein → MSCCGREWAGPDRAHCCGRFGGCGAVFDDAELWDSHRPRGVCVADPGELGLVTTRNGIWQRSPDRVGGAAPAVRGRSG